A genome region from Hymenobacter tibetensis includes the following:
- a CDS encoding T9SS type A sorting domain-containing protein, which yields MSESFTLPLGNTRQQVWKSLLFLLLLLSPLAGWGQNSVPLYNENFGSGTATPAGWTVVNWSVVSTGSSDYAGASGGSQYRNSSAASTNIIEYSGNLSTVGYSNITVLWGARRTTTQAPVAFSWSSDGTTWNPVIFAEVANNGTWALVNGGARIPLPASAAGVNNLRFRWVVTPNNTSTALGYRLDDFSVSGALGSKVYTWTGGNGNWSSPTNWTPARSTATVSDILVFDPAAGTPSAVSVNVDFSVSEIIAQLRFLNGVNVSLASAGVSRTLTVSGNLPGSEFEIAGSSNVGSAASVEFVGLGGGNLKVIVPTGNQGRIGGNLSFSQGQHELKTTDPASVEFTAGSLFRAAVNFSGNAFGETGTTNSVIFRSGATYTQEEAAASPFGNSNSSIASFENGSRFVLNSSSQPSLSNRTYGTLEFAPITASNNPISTGTLTILNDLVITSGTVRIGAATVNIGGNLTVNNGNVTFIGGPASVVRFNGTSTQAVNGSGGADPIFEGGLEIANPAGLTLSRPVRTGGLSLTNGTITTTNASLLTLVPSATVTGGSSSSYVNGPFAREVNATGRVVFPIGKGGNYRPLALDITNSPVGTTTYTAEQIEGAPADQTLLGDIKRISRIRYYSVTPSPVPAVGTFAGTIELSYGTDDDVTDPRAASFVVAKSNGSGWASISRVAAGTNSVLVSGSFDSFSNFILASTDLAVNPLPVELRSFTASGGATGIQLHWVTASEKNNAAFEMQRGATANKFETIGWVEGQGTSSQGHRYEWLDARPLAGVSYYRLRQLDHDGTEAFSPVVVVQNQEGLTNAVFPNPTTGVVTLPASLGAVHYRVLNNLGQTMLSGETIGGNTMDMQSLREGTYFLEVNSSAGRSVQRVVKSR from the coding sequence ATGTCCGAGTCTTTTACATTACCCTTGGGTAACACACGCCAGCAGGTCTGGAAGTCATTATTATTCCTGCTATTACTTCTAAGCCCTTTAGCAGGATGGGGGCAGAATAGCGTTCCGCTCTACAATGAGAACTTCGGAAGTGGTACTGCCACTCCCGCAGGCTGGACAGTGGTAAACTGGTCAGTAGTTAGCACTGGCTCATCAGACTATGCGGGTGCTTCTGGTGGAAGTCAATATAGGAATAGCAGTGCGGCAAGCACTAACATCATTGAATACTCAGGTAATCTATCAACAGTAGGTTATTCTAACATTACAGTCTTATGGGGTGCAAGACGGACTACGACTCAGGCCCCAGTGGCATTTTCTTGGAGTTCTGACGGTACTACTTGGAATCCAGTAATATTTGCTGAGGTCGCAAATAATGGTACTTGGGCCTTAGTAAACGGAGGGGCTAGAATACCACTTCCTGCTTCAGCCGCAGGCGTAAATAACCTTCGCTTTAGATGGGTTGTGACACCTAATAACACATCGACAGCTCTTGGGTATAGACTAGATGATTTCTCTGTCAGCGGTGCTCTTGGTTCTAAAGTGTATACGTGGACAGGTGGCAATGGCAATTGGTCTAGCCCCACTAACTGGACTCCTGCGCGTTCGACGGCTACAGTCAGTGACATACTGGTGTTTGATCCAGCGGCAGGAACGCCTTCGGCTGTTTCGGTGAATGTCGATTTTTCTGTCAGTGAGATTATTGCGCAGTTGCGTTTTCTCAATGGAGTCAACGTCTCTTTGGCTTCGGCTGGCGTATCTCGTACTCTCACAGTGAGTGGTAACTTGCCTGGGTCAGAGTTCGAAATTGCTGGATCAAGCAACGTAGGTTCAGCAGCTTCTGTGGAATTTGTGGGCCTTGGTGGTGGCAATTTGAAGGTAATAGTACCGACTGGTAATCAAGGACGCATCGGCGGAAACTTGTCTTTCTCCCAAGGCCAGCATGAACTTAAAACCACTGATCCAGCATCAGTGGAATTTACGGCAGGCAGTTTATTTAGAGCGGCTGTAAATTTTTCCGGAAATGCGTTCGGAGAAACCGGTACAACCAATTCTGTAATTTTCCGGAGCGGTGCTACTTACACGCAAGAAGAAGCAGCAGCAAGTCCATTTGGAAACTCTAATTCGTCTATCGCATCATTCGAGAATGGTAGCCGGTTTGTGCTTAACAGTTCTTCGCAGCCTTCACTAAGTAACCGTACGTACGGCACGTTAGAATTTGCGCCTATAACTGCTTCCAATAACCCTATCAGCACCGGTACACTGACTATTTTGAACGACTTAGTAATCACGAGTGGAACTGTTAGAATAGGGGCAGCTACCGTGAATATTGGTGGTAATCTTACAGTCAACAACGGAAACGTCACATTTATTGGTGGTCCAGCCTCCGTCGTAAGGTTCAACGGAACTAGTACACAAGCAGTAAATGGTTCAGGAGGGGCTGATCCTATTTTTGAAGGTGGATTAGAAATTGCTAATCCTGCGGGACTCACACTATCTCGTCCGGTTAGAACGGGTGGTTTATCCTTGACCAATGGTACAATTACCACTACTAATGCAAGCTTGTTGACATTAGTACCGAGCGCTACTGTAACGGGTGGGAGTAGCTCCAGTTATGTGAACGGCCCATTCGCTCGTGAAGTAAACGCAACTGGCCGAGTGGTTTTCCCAATTGGCAAGGGTGGCAATTATCGTCCATTGGCTCTGGATATCACGAATTCTCCTGTTGGTACAACTACTTACACCGCCGAGCAAATAGAAGGTGCACCTGCGGATCAAACCTTGCTTGGAGATATTAAACGTATATCGCGCATTCGCTATTACTCAGTGACTCCAAGTCCAGTACCTGCCGTTGGGACTTTTGCAGGTACCATTGAGTTAAGTTATGGAACTGATGATGACGTGACGGACCCCCGTGCGGCTTCCTTCGTAGTCGCTAAAAGTAATGGTAGCGGCTGGGCAAGTATTAGTCGAGTAGCAGCCGGTACCAATTCTGTTTTAGTATCAGGTTCGTTTGACTCATTCAGTAATTTTATTTTGGCTAGTACTGATTTGGCTGTAAACCCCTTGCCAGTGGAGCTAAGGAGCTTCACAGCATCAGGCGGAGCGACAGGCATTCAATTACACTGGGTTACAGCATCAGAAAAGAACAACGCGGCCTTCGAAATGCAGCGCGGGGCCACGGCCAATAAGTTCGAAACCATTGGCTGGGTGGAGGGTCAGGGTACCAGCAGCCAGGGCCACCGCTATGAATGGTTGGATGCTCGCCCGCTGGCGGGTGTGAGCTACTACCGCCTACGCCAACTCGACCATGATGGCACCGAGGCTTTTTCGCCAGTTGTAGTAGTTCAGAACCAGGAGGGGCTGACCAATGCTGTTTTCCCTAACCCTACAACCGGAGTTGTGACCTTGCCAGCTTCACTCGGGGCAGTGCATTATCGAGTGTTAAACAACCTAGGACAAACAATGCTTTCAGGAGAGACTATTGGCGGCAATACGATGGATATGCAGTCACTGCGAGAAGGTACCTACTTCCTGGAAGTCAATTCCTCAGCAGGGCGCAGTGTACAGCGCGTTGTGAAGTCACGATAA
- a CDS encoding HesB/IscA family protein — MITVSDKAKEKVERLMHDAELDATYRLRASVAGGGCSGLSYKLDFDNEVKHMDQEFEDKGVRVVVDMKSFLYLAGTELNFSDGLNGKGFYFDNPNASRTCGCGESFSV, encoded by the coding sequence ATGATTACCGTTTCTGACAAAGCCAAAGAGAAAGTTGAAAGGCTCATGCACGACGCAGAGCTTGATGCAACTTACCGCCTGCGCGCCTCGGTGGCCGGTGGCGGCTGTTCGGGCTTAAGCTATAAGCTCGACTTCGACAACGAAGTGAAGCACATGGACCAGGAGTTTGAAGATAAGGGCGTACGTGTGGTAGTGGATATGAAAAGCTTTTTGTATCTGGCTGGCACCGAGCTCAACTTCTCCGACGGCCTCAATGGTAAAGGCTTTTACTTCGACAACCCGAATGCGTCTCGCACTTGCGGTTGCGGGGAAAGCTTCTCAGTATAA
- a CDS encoding glutathionylspermidine synthase family protein, with the protein MSIIKLLPLSGDVSPAVRSLGWDWAIEDACQNYVAREAVQLPETTADALLQAADTLYDLLVQCIPDPIPDDLLRLLAIPENLWAAVRHSWNDDRHWHLYGRFDLADTPDGPKLLEFNADTATSLPETAVVQWASLVAAGQGQDERQANGLFEGLRNQLIHWLELNEDLEPTLLLVHLPDSSEDEANCAVVAEAATEAGFELVHVCPVDAMQVSVQGEERGAWVETEPGQWQRFAFVFKLVPWEILAAEEPELTADLTQLLQSRDLIIGNPPYTLLFQSKGILAWLWQNFPYHPLLLEASLQDLPGHYVRKPLLGREGQNVTEVNEGRAGESVAGDFADQPQVRQRFAELPQDTQGRRYQAGVFWAGSASAIGFRRDAGFITNLSEFVPHIVI; encoded by the coding sequence ATGAGCATTATCAAGTTATTGCCTCTTTCTGGTGATGTTAGTCCCGCGGTACGCAGCCTGGGCTGGGATTGGGCCATTGAAGACGCCTGCCAAAATTATGTAGCTCGCGAGGCGGTGCAGCTACCCGAAACCACCGCCGACGCACTTCTGCAAGCCGCCGATACGCTCTATGATCTGCTGGTTCAGTGCATTCCTGATCCTATTCCCGACGACCTATTGCGCCTACTGGCCATTCCTGAGAACCTGTGGGCCGCCGTCCGCCATTCCTGGAACGACGACCGGCACTGGCATCTTTATGGCCGCTTCGACCTGGCAGATACCCCTGACGGCCCTAAACTCCTCGAGTTCAATGCGGACACTGCTACCAGCCTTCCTGAAACTGCCGTGGTACAGTGGGCTAGTTTGGTAGCTGCCGGCCAAGGACAAGACGAGCGCCAGGCAAACGGTCTGTTTGAAGGACTCCGCAACCAACTGATTCATTGGCTGGAACTCAACGAGGACTTGGAACCTACGTTGCTTCTCGTGCACTTGCCTGATAGTAGCGAGGATGAAGCAAACTGCGCGGTAGTAGCCGAAGCCGCTACCGAGGCTGGCTTCGAGCTAGTGCACGTTTGCCCAGTGGATGCCATGCAAGTATCAGTGCAGGGAGAGGAGCGAGGTGCTTGGGTGGAGACAGAGCCTGGCCAGTGGCAACGGTTCGCTTTTGTGTTCAAGCTCGTGCCTTGGGAAATATTAGCTGCCGAAGAACCAGAGCTAACCGCTGACTTAACACAATTACTGCAAAGTCGAGACCTGATTATTGGTAATCCACCTTACACCCTGCTGTTTCAAAGTAAAGGCATTCTGGCATGGCTGTGGCAGAATTTCCCGTATCATCCTTTACTACTCGAAGCCTCATTGCAAGATTTGCCCGGCCATTACGTTCGCAAACCCCTGCTAGGCAGGGAAGGGCAGAATGTAACGGAAGTAAACGAAGGCCGTGCGGGAGAGTCCGTCGCTGGTGACTTTGCTGATCAGCCTCAAGTGCGCCAACGGTTCGCAGAGTTACCACAAGATACCCAAGGCCGCCGGTATCAAGCGGGCGTTTTCTGGGCCGGATCCGCTAGTGCCATCGGCTTCCGCCGCGACGCTGGTTTTATTACTAACCTATCGGAGTTTGTGCCACACATTGTGATATAA
- a CDS encoding T9SS type A sorting domain-containing protein — MKNSYTCRGQRPYLEQVRLLCSILNNRVWALVLFLLSLSGASMAQTFTENMGTTAGSRESIASYYNKRGFNNDAEKGFIYSGSAVTANSSTAVATGQYTGASGASTIYFGPAFNSAGTSLPDAPPYNFQIENINSAALTTPALTFGLYAPVTASIGTLNSEFTVEFSADGTNYITATYVAVTTKTNQTPANSGFTFNQYNVTSTIPRVNNLRVRFTRVSGNTNQYRLDDVALTAAAAPTITVAPTTLIFSNTTTGTQSDPQAITVSGQNLTNNINLSAPSGFLIRTGNNAYASSLTLAQTSGSVPTTTVDVVFAPTLVQAYSGNITLTSTNAQTRAVAVSGTGEAPAPILTASPTSLPDFGSVQVGLNSTTQSFTVSGSNLTNPVTLTVPAGFQMRQGTNAFSAANITLTPSSGSVNATIDIRFVPSQAVRYENTITVTSAGALDAGVDVSGTGTMAPTGPYITANPTSLNFQTVSSSGSFQTLTFEISAGNLTAPLVLTGSSGNIVFRDASVGGSFTSGPLTINPVSGAVSLRTIEVQLAGPVANGVFNGNITLTSTSAVSQVVTVTANNSIGGESTINSAGNLTQFSTVPGLASAVQSFQLEASNLLQDVTVLAPTHFQVSLDASFAGIVGTGNSIVVPRNTGGNDISPSVTVYVRFLPPTALTASSLIRIDSYPATSVGLPVGGTSEPSIQIQTVPQLISNTVINSTSASQSLAIRAERVQKTITISEALTANPLNPSNTEQFQISANNVDFGTTLTLTPNQGTFDVNQTIYFRYKPTYLGNAQSTLQFQSNDFTNTAAQVFGANDLLRANSIDTEPTLRSTATVTRNGTTATVSFNLPANYAALGYGEGRIIVASTNATLPAGSQPQDGNRYTTGNQTYGLGPEVAPGYYIVYSGANQTATVEGLSSSITYYFYTFEYNNIDNNFNISVQGAENYLSPPVPTVINGIEAPGGPLPVSLTSFTAILRKGQVALNWVTASESNNKGFEVQRSQDGKEFQTILTREGKGTTTNRSTYDGVDLRPLTGVSYYRLKQSDSDGKFAYSPVVIVTNAALAEITFYPNPTSGKLIVNMPQAQYTTATVVRVTDLSGREIKITSLSKDNEIDLSELKAGTYLLTLSAGDQQVTRRIIKN; from the coding sequence ATGAAAAACTCTTACACGTGCCGGGGCCAACGACCCTACCTCGAGCAGGTAAGGCTATTGTGCTCCATCTTGAATAACCGCGTTTGGGCACTAGTGCTTTTCCTGCTTTCATTGTCAGGTGCTAGCATGGCTCAAACCTTCACTGAGAACATGGGCACGACAGCTGGTTCTCGGGAAAGCATTGCTTCTTATTATAATAAGAGAGGCTTCAACAATGATGCTGAAAAAGGATTCATCTATTCAGGGTCGGCAGTAACGGCTAATAGCTCAACAGCAGTAGCTACTGGTCAGTACACCGGAGCGAGTGGGGCGAGCACCATATATTTTGGTCCTGCATTTAATAGTGCCGGCACGTCATTGCCCGATGCGCCACCCTACAACTTTCAGATTGAGAATATCAATTCGGCGGCGTTAACTACCCCGGCCTTGACGTTTGGCTTGTACGCGCCAGTTACGGCTTCTATTGGCACTTTGAATTCCGAGTTTACAGTGGAATTCAGTGCTGATGGTACCAACTACATTACGGCCACTTATGTGGCCGTAACAACCAAAACAAACCAAACTCCGGCTAACTCAGGATTCACGTTCAACCAGTATAATGTTACGTCGACTATCCCACGGGTAAATAACCTGCGGGTGCGTTTTACGCGTGTCAGCGGTAACACAAACCAATACCGCTTGGATGATGTGGCCTTAACAGCAGCAGCAGCTCCTACCATCACAGTAGCGCCTACTACGCTCATCTTCAGCAACACCACTACGGGCACACAGAGTGATCCGCAGGCAATTACAGTAAGCGGTCAGAATCTTACCAACAATATCAACCTGAGTGCACCGAGTGGCTTTCTCATCCGTACGGGAAACAATGCGTATGCTTCGTCTCTGACACTAGCACAAACAAGTGGTTCGGTACCTACTACCACTGTTGACGTAGTGTTTGCTCCAACACTAGTGCAAGCATATAGCGGTAATATCACGCTTACTAGTACTAATGCGCAAACGCGTGCTGTCGCCGTATCTGGTACTGGCGAAGCTCCCGCTCCCATATTAACAGCTTCGCCTACTAGCCTGCCAGACTTTGGCTCTGTTCAAGTTGGCTTAAACTCAACAACGCAGTCGTTTACTGTGTCGGGCAGCAATTTGACCAATCCAGTGACACTAACTGTGCCGGCTGGTTTCCAAATGCGCCAAGGCACAAACGCCTTTAGCGCCGCAAACATCACGCTCACCCCTTCCAGCGGCTCGGTAAATGCTACGATTGATATTCGTTTCGTGCCTTCTCAAGCTGTGCGCTACGAAAACACGATTACGGTAACATCTGCCGGTGCGTTGGACGCAGGGGTAGACGTAAGTGGTACTGGAACCATGGCTCCAACAGGTCCCTATATCACAGCCAATCCGACTTCACTCAACTTCCAAACTGTTTCGAGCAGTGGCTCATTCCAGACCCTGACGTTCGAAATAAGTGCTGGCAACCTAACGGCTCCTCTTGTCCTAACAGGATCTAGCGGCAACATCGTATTTCGTGATGCTTCGGTCGGTGGTAGCTTTACCTCTGGTCCGTTGACTATCAACCCAGTTAGCGGTGCTGTATCATTGCGCACTATCGAGGTGCAGTTGGCCGGTCCAGTAGCAAACGGGGTTTTCAATGGCAACATTACGCTGACGAGCACTAGCGCTGTATCTCAGGTTGTCACTGTTACTGCTAACAACTCAATAGGCGGGGAATCCACAATTAATAGTGCTGGAAATCTCACCCAATTCTCTACAGTACCTGGTCTTGCTTCTGCAGTTCAATCCTTCCAGCTTGAAGCTTCCAATTTGTTGCAAGATGTTACGGTACTAGCACCCACGCATTTCCAGGTTTCGCTGGATGCCTCTTTCGCAGGTATTGTGGGCACCGGCAACAGTATTGTTGTGCCACGCAACACGGGCGGAAATGATATCAGTCCTTCCGTAACCGTGTATGTGCGTTTCCTGCCACCTACAGCCCTCACCGCTTCTTCTCTTATTCGCATAGATAGCTATCCGGCAACCTCAGTAGGCCTCCCTGTAGGTGGTACTAGTGAGCCGTCTATCCAAATCCAAACGGTTCCTCAACTGATCAGCAATACGGTTATCAACAGTACTTCCGCATCCCAGTCCCTTGCTATTAGAGCTGAGCGGGTACAGAAAACCATCACGATATCAGAGGCGCTAACGGCTAACCCACTTAACCCGAGTAATACTGAGCAGTTCCAGATTTCTGCCAACAATGTAGATTTTGGCACTACTCTAACGTTGACTCCTAACCAAGGAACATTCGACGTAAACCAGACAATCTATTTCCGCTACAAGCCCACGTACCTAGGCAATGCTCAGTCCACTTTGCAGTTCCAAAGCAACGACTTCACAAACACTGCCGCTCAGGTGTTCGGTGCTAACGATCTGTTGCGAGCTAACTCAATAGATACGGAACCTACCCTGCGTAGCACGGCTACAGTAACCCGTAACGGTACTACGGCCACTGTGAGCTTCAACCTGCCCGCTAACTACGCTGCGCTAGGCTATGGTGAAGGTCGTATTATCGTTGCCAGCACTAATGCCACGCTGCCGGCTGGTAGCCAACCACAGGATGGCAATAGATACACCACTGGCAACCAAACCTATGGCCTAGGCCCCGAGGTTGCACCTGGCTACTATATAGTATACTCTGGTGCTAACCAGACGGCTACTGTGGAAGGCTTGAGTTCGTCGATAACGTATTACTTCTATACGTTCGAGTACAACAACATCGACAACAATTTCAACATCAGTGTGCAAGGGGCTGAAAACTACTTGTCGCCACCAGTGCCTACGGTTATCAACGGTATTGAGGCACCAGGCGGGCCGCTGCCAGTTTCGTTAACTTCTTTTACTGCTATTTTACGCAAAGGCCAGGTAGCATTGAACTGGGTAACAGCTTCAGAATCGAACAACAAAGGGTTTGAAGTGCAGCGCAGCCAGGATGGTAAGGAATTCCAGACCATTTTGACGCGTGAAGGCAAAGGAACCACGACTAACCGTTCCACTTACGATGGTGTCGACCTACGGCCTCTGACAGGTGTTAGCTACTACCGTCTCAAACAGAGCGATTCCGATGGTAAATTTGCCTATTCACCTGTCGTTATAGTTACTAATGCTGCTCTGGCCGAAATTACCTTCTATCCTAACCCTACTTCAGGTAAGCTAATCGTCAATATGCCTCAAGCACAGTACACGACTGCTACTGTAGTCCGTGTAACTGATTTGAGTGGTCGTGAAATCAAGATAACTTCTTTGTCAAAAGATAACGAAATTGATTTGAGCGAGCTGAAAGCAGGAACCTACTTGCTTACACTAAGCGCTGGCGATCAGCAAGTAACACGTCGGATAATCAAAAATTAA
- the murI gene encoding glutamate racemase — protein MLSTPFIGILPMHLTTRPIGVFDSGIGGLTVARAVARELPHERLVYFGDTAHLPYGDKSTAAIQAYSVKICDLLLKQQCKVILIACNSASAAAYELVREYVGSKARVLNVIDPIVAHVGAAYAGRTVGLIGTKQTVNSNVYRKKIDDLDAGVQLQSLATPLLAPMIEEGFFANTISDSIIRSYLTNPALADIEALVLACTHYPLIKKQIAAYYQDAVEVLDASDVVAAHVKKYLEENQLAAQPGPTAPTHHFYVSDFTRSFEESTRIFFEREVHLEHYPLWE, from the coding sequence ATGTTGTCAACGCCTTTTATCGGCATTCTGCCCATGCATCTTACCACCCGTCCAATAGGCGTATTCGATAGCGGCATCGGTGGGCTCACGGTAGCCCGTGCCGTAGCCCGCGAGCTACCTCACGAGCGGCTCGTGTACTTCGGCGACACCGCCCACCTACCGTATGGCGACAAGTCCACGGCGGCCATTCAGGCGTACTCCGTCAAAATCTGCGACTTGCTGTTGAAGCAGCAGTGCAAAGTCATTCTCATTGCTTGTAATTCTGCATCGGCGGCGGCCTACGAGCTAGTACGCGAATACGTGGGCTCCAAGGCGCGGGTCCTCAACGTTATTGACCCAATAGTAGCGCATGTTGGAGCAGCCTATGCCGGGCGCACAGTAGGACTAATCGGTACCAAACAGACCGTGAATAGTAATGTATACCGCAAAAAAATAGATGACTTAGACGCCGGCGTGCAGCTCCAAAGCCTAGCAACACCGTTGCTGGCCCCCATGATAGAGGAAGGGTTTTTCGCCAATACCATTTCCGACAGTATTATCCGCTCTTACCTCACGAACCCCGCCCTGGCCGACATTGAGGCGCTGGTGCTGGCGTGCACGCACTACCCGCTTATCAAAAAGCAGATTGCCGCGTACTACCAGGACGCAGTGGAAGTGTTGGACGCCTCTGATGTGGTAGCTGCTCACGTGAAAAAGTACTTGGAAGAAAATCAGCTAGCAGCCCAGCCGGGGCCAACAGCGCCCACGCACCACTTTTACGTTTCCGATTTCACCCGTTCGTTCGAGGAAAGCACCCGCATCTTTTTCGAGCGAGAAGTGCACCTAGAGCATTATCCGCTGTGGGAGTAG